One segment of Tetrapisispora phaffii CBS 4417 chromosome 1, complete genome DNA contains the following:
- the LAG2 gene encoding Lag2p (similar to Saccharomyces cerevisiae LAG2 (YOL025W); ancestral locus Anc_1.362): MQTVPDLLRKYNETDDNDVKYMLLRDDIVITDIYNDIPRLIDELYKPILLSDANGELSDLITGSILPELVLTNIDTINNNQVRDCNFFNRFIVENLIQGNDDRVLFALKNILKKLIEKNCALVNYHNNSYLILEMLDKISLENSILFLETLNVLVKFIFQFNKNEVIPSNMLNSIITLLFIDDKRRRLFNEKQSTSTVIEEIILQIFKHATKEDNISFYKLIRSENNYRLLSVITKNWYKYNINVENNIFKETILQGFEDYINSACEKREKKNIADILTVLENLHSYFDTNIVEMSDSETDEHITCNYNGNRKYISHDTIASIYNGLAQVKKLETECLMQHDANMDDVVMTIGDELDDEIDEQQQAYLDELDTDDGENEDDDVNEVEERQCDEQHQMSKMIIEKIASIQETIDKTTRMHPIDTTELKESLAKNINDLEELEMILDGIIRETTNENNAYTDTLVKMAEIYETICGNNKQYIKILKIGNLKQSIDESYGIKLKILNHVMYTSHSYEMEEHSPDANRCSIEMRWLHNILQHNFKIKPKLLTNNDNDENTSDIIKDENVLNAIELNTRSMKIIKQLLLKNEYDYEYKDKLKCLNEQWFTKLIRNSIEDKMNKLNDLLKVDIQEVANESITNKELFTTKLISDVLELLTIVV, from the coding sequence ATGCAGACAGTTCCAGATCTCCTAAGAAAATACAACGAAACTGATGACAATGATGTCAAATATATGCTACTGAGAGATGATATCGTTATTACCGACATATACAATGACATCCCAAGGCTAATAGACGAGCTATATAAACCTATATTGTTAAGTGATGCCAATGGTGAATTATCTGATTTAATCACTGGTAGTATTTTACCAGAGTTAGTATTAACAAATATTGAtactattaataataatcaagtAAGAGAttgtaatttcttcaacagATTTATTGTAGAGAATTTAATCCAAGGGAATGATGATAGAGTACTATTTGcattaaagaatattttaaagaaattaattgaaaaaaattgtgCTCTAGTGAATTATCACAACAATTCATATTTGATTCTTGAGATGTTAGACAAAATATCACTTGAGAAttcaattttgtttttggaAACGTTAAACGTATTggttaaatttatatttcaattcaataaaaatgaagttATTCCCTCCAACATGCTTAATTCTATTATTActttattgtttattgatgataaaCGAAGAcgattatttaatgaaaaacaaTCGACTTCCACTGTCATCGAAGAAATcattttacaaatttttaaacatGCAACGAAAGAagataatatatctttttacAAATTAATTAGGAGTGAGAATAATTATAGATTACTCAGTGTCATTACGAAGAATTGGTATAAGTATAATATAAACGttgaaaacaatatatttaaagaaaccATCTTGCAAGGATTTGAAGATTATATCAATTCTGCATGTGAGAAACGcgaaaagaagaatattgCCGATATTTTGACTGTACTAGAGAATCTACATTCATATTTCGATACAAATATAGTAGAAATGAGTGATAGCGAGACTGATGAACACATTACCTGCAATTATAATGGCAACCGGAAGTATATAAGTCACGATACAATTGCctctatatataatggaCTGGCACAGGTTAAAAAACTGGAGACCGAATGTTTGATGCAACATGATGCAAATATGGATGATGTTGTAATGACTATTGGTGATGAACTAGATGATGAGATCGATGAACAACAACAAGCATATCTAGACGAATTAGATACAGACGATggtgaaaatgaagatgatgatgtaAATGAAGTTGAAGAAAGACAATGTGATGAACAGCACCAAATGAGCAAGATGATTATTGAGAAGATTGCTTCCATTCAAGaaacaattgataaaaCCACAAGAATGCATCCGATTGACACTACAGAATTAAAGGAATCGCttgcaaaaaatataaatgatcTGGAAGAACTTGAAATGATATTAGATGGAATAATCAGGGAAACCACAAATGAGAACAATGCCTATACGGACACTTTGGTTAAAATGGCCGAAATTTATGAGACGATCTGTGGTAATAATAAGCAATATATCAAGATTCTTAAGATTGGGAACTTGAAACAAAGTATCGATGAAAGTTATGGAATTAAACTTAAAATTCTCAATCACGTGATGTACACATCACACAGCTACGAAATGGAAGAGCATTCACCTGACGCCAACAGATGCTCGATCGAAATGAGGTGGTTGcataatatattacaacacaactttaaaattaaaccTAAATTGTtaacaaataatgataacgACGAAAATACTTCTGATATTATCAAAGATGAAAATGTGTTAAATgcaattgaattgaatacTCGAtcaatgaaaattattaaacaattgttattaaaaaatgaatatgaCTACGAGTacaaagataaattaaaatgcTTAAATGAACAATGGTTTACTAAATTAATTagaaattcaattgaagacAAAATGAATAAACTAAACGATCTATTGAAGGTTGATATTCAAGAGGTAGCCAATGAGTCTATTACCAACAAAGAACTATTCACAACCAAATTGATTAGTGATGtattagaattattaactaTTGTAGTGTAG
- the IGD1 gene encoding Igd1p (similar to Saccharomyces cerevisiae YFR017C and YOL024W; ancestral locus Anc_1.363), with product MLSKDFLTTNDSSLGEDYSKSTDFVNLDDPPTPLETPDLSQVNLSNLELPQTSSPVQKKRPVSRHQRRHSTNYKDALQLRRNSSNIDEALNDKYTQGQFEDISRNGTEGPFYGTTMCQNTHPERHESGKDGSDQECLYTVHSNLSGNLKKQRNHYNTSGDMHGKPTTKVEHIQHRHGDNRGERKDLSQHNDLESTPRDEPRLYRKNSFEYEDFKKHMYNRLNMFND from the coding sequence ATGTTGTCAAAAGATTTTTTAACCACAAATGACAGTTCCTTAGGGGAGGACTACTCCAAGTCCACAgattttgttaatttagATGATCCACCTACTCCATTGGAGACTCCGGATCTCTCGCAGGTAAACTTGTCCAATTTAGAACTCCCACAAACCTCATCCCCGGTTCAGAAGAAAAGACCCGTCTCTCGTCACCAGAGAAGACACTCCACAAACTATAAAGATGCTCTGCAGTTGAGAAGAAACAGTTCGAATATAGATGAGGCTCTAAATGATAAGTACACACAAGGACAATTCGAAGACATAAGTAGGAATGGGACAGAAGGTCCTTTCTACGGCACGACAATGTGTCAGAACACGCACCCTGAAAGGCATGAGAGTGGAAAGGATGGAAGTGACCAAGAATGTCTATATACAGTCCACTCTAACCTATCTGGtaatttaaagaaacagAGAAATCATTATAATACATCCGGGGATATGCACGGTAAGCCAACAACTAAAGTAGAGCATATCCAGCATCGCCATGGTGACAACAGAGGAGAGAGAAAAGATTTATCACAACATAATGACTTGGAATCAACTCCTCGTGATGAGCCAAGATTATATCGGAAAAACTCATTCGAATAtgaagattttaaaaagcATATGTACAACAGATTGAATATGTTCAATGATTAA
- the IFM1 gene encoding translation initiation factor 2 (similar to Saccharomyces cerevisiae IFM1 (YOL023W); ancestral locus Anc_1.364), producing MWRNYNSCAKYYGISKFCSQKLFSTIPNVLLARQDSISKFKIKGSPKKLTFAIPNFISVNKLANLLNCKINDLVKDLKKLGFDKVNNDYILSREYIELILQEYNYEFPRSIKDNLHTEEITSRNVYNEVKKIKPDHLKPRPPVVTIMGHIDHGKTTIIDYLRKSSIVQKESGGITQHIGAFQIETPKTKKLITFLDTPGHAAFLKMRERGANITDIIILVVSLEDSIMPQTLEAIKHIKASGNELIVAITKIDKITNPREREKLLEKIDNGLISHDIATEKIGGDIQVIPISAKTGENMDLLEESIISLSEIMDIKSENAPKSQTTGWVLESQVKKMVGNVATILIKNGTLSKGKVLLCGNTYCKVKNIFNEFGKQVSKATPSQAVLVLGWKEVPDAGEEIIEVKDEATAKRYISKRQNILEFEKNLLNVDKINEQNYAVNKLKKQKLLNSEKKDEDIIDISEKPTGPKDINFIIKADVSGSSEAVRDAISDIGNDEVKCNIISSSVGLPNDSDLKMAEVTNSKILCFNVGNLPNEILNNSKKIDIREYTVIYKLIEDVTEIITDELEPIYENKQLATIDLRQIFSYQLKKKNIRIAGCKITNGKVSRNSLIQIKRGEDEEVVYDGTISSLKQGKEDVSEIGKGKECGITFTNFEDYKVGDKIVVYEKERIKRYL from the coding sequence ATGTGGAGAAATTATAACTCATGTGCCAAATACTATGGGATAAGTAAATTCTGTTCTCAAAAACTATTCAGTACAATACCAAATGTGTTGTTAGCCAGACAAGATTCTATTagtaaattcaaaataaaaggTTCACCAAAGAAACTTACTTTTGCAATTCCTAATTTCATCTctgtaaataaattagCAAACTTATtgaattgtaaaataaatgatttggtgaaagatttaaagaagCTAGGGTTTGACaaagttaataatgattatattttatcaagAGAATATATAGAATTGATTTTACAAGAATACAACTACGAATTTCCTAGATCAATTAAAGACAATTTACATACTGAAGAAATAACTTCAAGGAATGTATACAACGAagtgaagaaaataaaaccaGACCATCTCAAACCGAGACCGCCAGTTGTAACTATCATGGGACATATCGATCACGGTAAAACAACAATTATAGATTATTTAAGAAAATCGTCAATAGTCCAAAAAGAATCTGGTGGTATTACTCAACATATTGGTGCTTTCCAGATTGAAACTCCAaagacaaaaaaattaattacatTTTTAGATACCCCTGGGCATGCTgcttttttaaaaatgagaGAAAGAGGTGCTAATATTACagatataattatattagtCGTGTCTTTGGAAGATTCCATTATGCCACAAACTTTAGAGGCAATAAAACATATTAAGGCTTCAGGTAATGAATTGATAGTGGCtattacaaaaattgataagATAACAAATCCAAGAGAGAGAGAAAAGTTACTAGagaaaattgataatgGACTGATCTCCCACGATATAGCGACTGAAAAAATCGGTGGTGATATACAAGTTATTCCCATTAGTGCAAAGACAGGTGAAAATATGGACTTGTTAGAGGAATCTATTATATCATTAAGTGAAATAATGGATATTAAATCGGAAAACGCTCCTAAATCTCAAACTACTGGATGGGTTTTAGAGAGTCAGGTTAAGAAAATGGTCGGTAATGTAGCTACAATTTTGATTAAAAACGGTACATTGTCTAAGGGGAAAGTTTTACTTTGCGGAAATACTTATTGTAAAGttaagaatatttttaatgaatttggAAAACAAGTATCTAAGGCCACTCCTTCGCAAGCAGTTTTGGTGTTGGGTTGGAAAGAGGTCCCTGATGCTGGTGAAGAAATTATCGAAGTAAAAGATGAAGCAACTGCAAAGAGGTATATATCTAAAAGACAAAATATACTggaatttgaaaagaatttattaaacgttgataaaattaacGAACAAAATTATGctgtaaataaattgaagaagCAAAAACTTCTAAATtcagaaaagaaagatgaagatataattgatatCAGTGAAAAACCAACTGGTCCAAAGGATATCaactttattatcaaaGCAGATGTATCAGGGTCCTCTGAGGCTGTAAGGGATGCAATATCTGATATTGGTAATGATGAAGTTAAGTGTAATATTATTTCGTCTTCGGTTGGACTTCCTAACGACAGTGATTTGAAAATGGCAGAAGTCACTAATAGCAAAATTTTATGCTTTAACGTTGGTAATTTACcgaatgaaatattaaacaattccAAGAAAATAGATATTAGGGAGTATACGGTTATATATAAGCTAATCGAGGACGTTACTGAGATTATAACAGATGAATTAGAACCAatttatgaaaataaacaattagCCACCATAGATTTACGTCAAATATTTAGCTATcaactgaaaaaaaagaatattagAATAGCTGGTTGTAAGATCACTAATGGTAAGGTATCTAGAAACTCACTAATCCAAATCAAAAGAggtgaagatgaagaagtaGTTTATGATGGTACAATCTCCTCGTTAAAACAAGGAAAAGAAGATGTTTCAGAAATAGGTAAGGGTAAAGAGTGTGGTATCACATTTactaattttgaagattACAAAGTTGGAGATAAAATTGTGGTCTATGAAAAGGAGAGaataaaaagatatttataa
- the TSR4 gene encoding small subunit rRNA maturation protein TSR4 (similar to Saccharomyces cerevisiae YOL022C; ancestral locus Anc_1.365), giving the protein MSKIEEMEGSDFEDNNLDSSPSEVYLAFIDTPVKEVDEVTIEDSFIGGEPIWLHPDSIPPEEYLHCGACKSKDRMKLLVQAFSPLDPEQVNSVQSKHNLNNLSNVNSNDDRVLYVFVCTKCPRKGNSIRCIRGVKKNKTSNLDVVNEKMEDLSMSKDFKINPFDLTKETDSANPFSNNPFQNNNSPFSKSKEPENKVSESDNKQSIKATRKQHDLLNDKKYDSKIAFKNYLLYVEKESFKNKPDHLKLPKNLKIDDSALELDANGIEEDLGKNPIKLDPRTEKLSKFLDDDVFQKFQEVVGYNPHQVLRYEFGGNPLLYAASKIDFNAIVANPSYNPSSKRIFEMQLMPNMIMDLEENVNIEDGMEWGTILVYTDIENYIPQFDKNDVGYVEEVVKVQWELRE; this is encoded by the coding sequence ATGTCGAAAATTGAAGAGATGGAAGGTTcagattttgaagataataaCCTGGATAGTAGTCCAAGCGAAGTTTATCTTGCCTTTATTGATACTCCAGTAAAAGAGGTCGATGAAGTTACCATAGAAGACTCTTTTATTGGGGGCGAGCCAATCTGGTTACATCCAGATTCGATTCCACCAGAGGAATATTTGCACTGTGGGGCATGCAAATCAAAGGACAGAATGAAACTATTGGTGCAAGCATTCTCACCTTTAGATCCTGAACAAGTTAATTCCGTTCAAAGCAAACATAATTTGAACAATTTGTCCAAtgtaaattcaaatgatgataGGGTTTTATACGTATTTGTTTGTACAAAATGTCCTAGAAAAGGTAATTCAATTCGTTGCATTAGAGGTGtaaagaagaacaaaacAAGTAATCTAGATGTTGTGAATGAGAAAATGGAAGATTTATCGATGAGTAAggattttaaaattaatccATTCGACTTAACAAAGGAAACTGATAGTGCAAACCCATTCTCCAATAACCCATTTCAGAATAATAACAGTCCTTTTAGTAAAAGTAAAGAACCTGAAAATAAAGTTTCAGAATCCGATAATAAGCAATCAATTAAAGCAACTAGAAAGCAACATGATTTGTTGAAcgataaaaaatatgattcTAAAATAgctttcaaaaattatttattatacgTAGAAAAGgaatcatttaaaaataaaccaGACCATTTAAAACTACCaaaaaatctaaaaatCGACGATAGTGCACTAGAATTAGATGCAAATGGGATTGAAGAAGACCTTGGAAAAAACCCAATCAAGTTGGATCCAAGgactgaaaaattatcgaaatttttagatgatgatgttttccaaaaatttcaagaagTTGTTGGTTACAATCCTCATCAGGTACTAAGGTATGAATTTGGTGGTAATCCATTATTGTACGCTgcatcaaaaattgatttcaatGCTATTGTAGCAAACCCAAGTTATAACCCATCAtctaaaagaatatttgaaatgcAATTGATGCCAAATATGATAATGGATTTAGAAGAAAACGTTAATATAGAAGATGGCATGGAATGGGGAACTATATTGGTTTATACAGAcattgaaaattatattccaCAATTCGATAAGAATGATGTTGGTTATGTGGAAGAAGTTGTCAAGGTTCAATGGGAGCTTAGAGAATAA